The Culex pipiens pallens isolate TS chromosome 2, TS_CPP_V2, whole genome shotgun sequence DNA window ACCTCTCCTGGAGCTACACTTCCGCGTGCAGTTCTACATCGAGAGCCCGTTGATGCTGCGAGATGAGGTGTCCCGCCACAACTACTATCTGCAGCTCAAGTACAATGCCGTCAACCGGGACCTGCCGAAGGAGTGCTCGGAACagtcgctgctgctgctcggtggCCTCTCGCTCCAGGCCGACCTGGGTGACCTGCAGGAGGAAAACGGAGGGGGCGGCAGTACGGCGGCAAGCACCAACGGCAGTACCACCAACAgttgcagcagcaacagcagcactcCGACGACCACCAGCAACGCAAACAATACCAGCAGCAGTTCGGCTGTCGCAGCCGTCGCCACCACCACCTCAACCGCCTCGACGTCCACTGCAGcaaccaccaccagcagcagcacaaaTGGACCCGCCAACAGCACCGAATACTTCAGGCCAGAGGAGTACATCAACCCGATGCTGCGGTCTGCGTGGGGCATTTCGGCGCTCTCATCTTGCCATCGGGAAAACCGCGGAATGTCCCGAGCGGACGCCGAAACTCACTACATCCGCGAGGCGTGCAACCTGAACGAGGTCATCAACGCGCACACATTCCGAATGAAGCAGTCCAAGAACGAGCCCGGGCTGGGATCGGTTTCGCTCAGCATCTACGCCAAGGGAATCCGTATCGCGCTCGACAACAGTACGGCGACCACGTTCAACTGGCCAAGCATCGGCAAGCTCAGCTTCGATCGGAAGAAGTTCGAGATCCGATCGGGAGACAACAAAATCATCCTGTACTCCGCCAACGACGACAAGAACAAAATGATATTAGCCTTGTGCCGGGAGACGCACcaattttccatgaaaattgCACCGCGACTCACCGAAGCAATCAAGCGCGAAGAAGAGGAAAGCAGCTGCATTCACGGGTATCCGTACCTGTACTCCCGGGCGCTCAACCTTCCCTACAAAAGCAAAAGTGACCAGCGAATATCGGTCATCTCCAGTACCAGCTCGAATACTACCTCCGGCATCGTAAGCGATCGCGTCCATTCCGAAGATGAGCTCGAAATTATGATCAACACACCACCAACGGCAACGCTGGCAGCGCCATCGACGGAAAGTCTCGCCCTGGCCCATCTGCTCGACTGTCCCAGCGTAAGTCGACAAACCTCATCGGTGGGACAAGTCTCGCTGAAAGATCTGGAAGACACCCTAGCGGCTCTCTCGATGCGGTCAAACACCACAACGCGATCGGCAAGCAGCGACAGCACCGAACCCAAGGATCGTTCGGTAAAGGACTGTGAGTCGTCTCCTTCATCACAGCACAACATCGGATCCCAGTGCTCGTCCACCTGTAGCACGGTGGTCGTAGCGACGGACTGCATGAGCCTACCTCAAAACAATGCCGGCAGTTCCATCGAACGACGTCAAACATCCACCTGCAGCAGCCTTGAGCTGGGTTACAGCCACACAGCGCAGAACAGCACGCTGAGTGTCGCCACGAGCACATGCCTGGACCATGACATCAACGAGGAGGAAGAGGAAACCAACTCCGGAGTTTACACCCTCGCTCATGTACCGCCTACGGAAACCAGTGGAGTGTACACGATGAATAGCAGCGAAATGACCGGTCAATCGTCGGAAATTGCCGAATCGGAATCGCACGAAAGTTCGCACTACGGAAGCTTCCAACCGTGTCAGAGTGAAATTGCGGAACCTCTCGAGCCTATCGATTCTGTGGATGGGGATTTCCGAACGCGGTTAAACAGCGACATCAACGAGTTCAGAATGCGTTCGGACTCGAATGTGTCCGCTGCGGGATCATTCCGAGGCGATGGCAGCGATCCTACCGATAACAAGCACACGCTTCTTAGCGCGGAAGAGCTAACCGATCTGATTGTGGGTCGAGGAACTTACCCGTCTCGAAAAACGGTCAGCCACACGTTGGATTCCGACTGTGACTACGTTACGCTACCGTTGCCACTGGAAGGAGAGAGCTACCTGCAAGGCAGTGAAGATACGGCTCCAACGGAAGACGAGTACGACGATGAAGTTCTACCTCCAGCTCCGCCAAAACGGATCGACAGTAACTTGCCACTCGCGCAGCGGCAAACGATACTGAGTCTGGTAAGCGACGATGACTCACCTCCTCCACCACCACCGCCTTACAATGCTCATCACGAAACCACCGGACTGCGCGGTCCCGACATACGTCCGGACGAGGCACCGGTAATTCCACTGAGAGATCCTCCGCCGTACCCCCAGAAACCAACCAGTATGGTCCGAGAACGGCTCATTCCACCACCCGTTGTAGCGACAGTCGCACCACCAAGCGTTCAAGCATCCATACCAGAGGAGGTGCCAGCACGCTTCATCACCACCCGACCAGCGATCAACATCCTCAAGGCACACACCAGTGTGGTAGGAGAAACGGCCAAACCAAGCTTCGCAGCACCAACCATCAACAACATCAGCAATCTCTCGCAGTCTCCCATTCCGACGACCACTGTCACAACAACTCCGTCAACGCCCAGCGGAATCGGTATCCCGGTGGTTCCGTACCATAAAAGCATTACCTCGCCTCCGCCACCGTATCCGGAGATTCCGAAGCCTCCACATCGAGCCTGTGTGATTGTGCCGGTAATCAAGCCACGTCAGTACCATCCGCCTCCACCACCTTCGATTCCACGACAACCTCCACCTCCACCACCGGCGCACACGCTAGCAACCGTGTACACTGGCCAACTGGCACGTTCCCAGATTGAACTGTACCAACAGCAGCTGTACAGCGACGTAGACTACGTCATCTACCCGATCCAAGATCCCTCCATTAGTCAACAGGAGTATCTTGACGCGAAGCAAGGCTCTATCCTGGCAGCTATGGCTCAAAGCCCACCACCGCCGCCGTACCTTGCGTATCACACTGTTCGGGCCCACAACCGCAGCTGGGACGCGTGCAAGAACCATGCAATCTACCGAAGCACCCCTTACCTCTCGATGGCACTGTCCTCAAACTCGCGATACGCCTCAACCCAAAACCTCTCCGACACCTACGTGCAGCTGCCCGGCGCTTACTCTCCGCTGTACAGCCCATCGATAGCTAGCCTCTGCTCATCGTATGAACCTCCACCACCTCCACCGCTTCGACCCCGACCAGTGTCCAGCAGTTCGTCGTCGATGTTCGTCCGATCCCGCTCCGACGACAACATCCTGAACTCGGTCGAGAGTACGCCCAAAATTCGTCGCCTTCCACCTCCTCCACCACCGCCATACGAAACGAGGAAAGCCATCCGGAAGCCACCCATCCCGCTGCCCAACCCGGAGAAGCAAACTCCACCCGCCGCAAAGGCGACGGCGACTGGCGTTACGGTTGAAAGACCTCCCGAAGGTAGGTTACATATGCCCTCAAAGTCCACCCCTTCAGTACTGATTCCTTCCCTTTTTTACAGTACCCGCGAAACCTACCCCGACGAAACCGTCCGGACCGAGCGCAAAACTGCAGGCGCAAATCCGCAAGCAGTACCCGGACTTTGACTTTAGCACGCTGAGCACAAACACCTCCATCGACATCAAAACACTGCGCGAGAAGAGCAAAAACCTTGACCTCCCGTTGATTTCCGCGCTGATGCACGATCGGTCGCTGCTCAAGCAAACGCGTGCCTTCGTTATGCCCAAACACCCCAAAATGGGCACCGCCGCCAACGGCAGTCCGGCGGGTGTTGGTAACGCGCCCGCTCTCGCTCCGACAACCCCCTCCGCCCAGCAGAACATCCTTGCCGGTGCGCCCAAGACCAAGTATCCGGTGTCGGGACTCAGCACCACCCAGCTCGTCAAGCCGCGCAAAACGTCCGTCGTGAGCCACCGGCATCCGAACGACAAGCTGCCGCCGCTGCCCGGCCAGACGGCCACCGAGGGCAACAACTACGTGATGGACCCGACGCCGGCCAAACAGAAGAGCTACAGCTCCTCGCAACCCAGTGCCTAACACACATGTTGAAGGGAAGACGAGACGAGACGAGACGACGGAGTGCGCACACGTGGAACACGATAGACTTTTACATTCGGAAACCTTTTGTGTCATGCTAACGCTAAGCTAACGCTAAGATGTTTGCCGTCTTGATTCGGGAGAGAAAATTCAGTTACttgcatttttataaaatggACCCCTATAAGTTTTGCTATGTATTTAGGAGACGCCACCGCCGAATCTCGAGAAAACCGGAAGGAAGATCTTGGAACGTAAACACAATGTGACCCCACCGAAAAGCGCGCGCCCCACTCCCTCTTTCGCGAAACATTCAAAACTTTATTTCCGCGTCATGTCTTTTGATTTTACTTTTACTAAAGTTTGTCCCACCCGTTCGTTCCAAGCATTCTTGCGATTTTCCACACGGGAAAAAATGGTGTGCGTGTCGGAAACGATATCGaataacagaatattttttttgaaaatggtaaTCAAAAGGCGCACGTGTTAGAATTATTAATTTTCTCTAGCGGAAATTACTCaggattttttgtcactaaaagctCTTTTTAGGCACACAACCCTAGTTCTGTTGTATGATAGAAATAgtaacagattaaaaaaaaatcacgttaggAGTGTAGTCCACCGCACTCTGCACACGAAACAAAAAGGCACAATATGAATGGAATTCTCTTTTTTCGGAAGCTACCCTCCGGAAGTTTACAATTTTGGCACTTTTACACACACTAATTCACGATTTATGAAACATGGTAGAAAATCCTCAGTGCAAACGCTTAACGGTTTGATTGTAGTTCGAAAaagaaaaatccataaaattagTGCCAAATTTATCCATTAAGTAGAAACCGTTTACAAAACAAAGGAATTCTAGCCTAGATAGAGAGTATATTGAATGCACACACACAAGGAGGACAAGACTAATGACCTAGAATATGCAAGAATGGGTAAAATTCAATCAGAAATTTCTATTTGAGACGTTAACTGTATAGTTAGGTATTCATCTGTCAGGAAGGAGCCCCAGCCCTCTTTGGAATCGAAATTCTAAGTTTAGTGCGCCATAAGAGTTTGATTGGAttgaaaatacacacacaagaaaaaaacacattaacCGATAACCTGGGGCGAATTTGCGATAGTGTGAGGTACATGTTTGCTCAAAATACCTATATTGTAGGAAACCTCGATTTAAGTGGTGCACAAGTGCATTGGTTTAGGTTacgttgaattttatttaaaacgatattttattttattttttcattgtttggaGCGAAAAGATGGTAGCGATTATTTTGAGGGAATCACTGACAGCAACAAGGAATAAAAACACGAATTCTGTTTGTGTAGGGTGTAGTAAAGTAATCGTTATGTTTTTCCTACAgttatttttaatagtttttattaACATTCTCTCTACTCTATACAACACAGCTAAGGTTGACTTATGTACAGAACAAGCTAGGGTGTTAAGTTACTTGTAGGCTAgttattatttgaattttcttctTTGTAAGAAattccataaaataaaaatccaaaatgaatcaaaaacaaaaaaaaaaccatctgtTGTCACCCTTTCTATTTACTTGTGTAATCTCACAATCACCGTCTCTAGCGAATCaacgttgaacttttcaaaataaactcgCTCCCGTATGGTCGACGTACCAGCGACAATTTCTCCACTGTAAAACATGGCCGTCAGGTCCAATGAGGCGTTCTTCACCCCAAAGTTGGTAATGCACGCAAAAGAGTTCCGTCTCGGGTACCACCGTTGCAGCACAAGAATATCATTCTGGCTCGACTTGACGTCCGTGTTGGGCAACATTTGCTCCTCCTTGATAACCGCGTTCAGGTAGATCGAAGGTGACCGTTTCCTCAGGGCAATCATTTCCAGCACGATGTCCAAGTGATGAAACGAAGCGGATGCACTCTTCGGCAACCAGGGCAACGTTCCTCTTCCGGTAAACTGATTCTGGCTACCACTCCATGCCATCGCAGTCAGGTGGTGCAGGTGTTGCGTATCGGTGTGCTCTCCAGTCGGATCGTGAGCTTCCTCGAGGGCAATTTCATCACCGTAGAAAATGTTAACCGTGCCCGGAAGCATCAGCTGCGTTAGCGTGGCGGCCAACGTTGCATTAGGACTAAGACCGGAAGACAAACGACGCTCGTGAACACTTCCCACACTCCAGTGAATCCACGCATGTTCAGTGTGCTTCAGCAACGATCCATCAACGGCACTTCTGATCACATTCGCTGTCACTTCCGTCCCATTAGTCATATCCAAAAGAACGTCCACCAAGTCGACGTGATTCAAAACCTCACCAACAATTGGTTCAGCTAGTTTATCAATAAACTGTTTGCTAACCATAAGAACGCGATCTCCACCCAGTGTGTACTTCCACTCCTTGATATTCTCCAACAGCAGCGGATCATCGTGGAAGTGCTCCAACCCCTTAATGTAAAATCCATCCACACCTCCCTTTGCCAGCCAGAATCTCAGCACGCTAGTTATAACATTCTCCTCTCCTCCCTTGACGGACCTCGCCAGTCGCAGAAACTCGCTCGTCGGAACATCGTCATTcgtacggttcggcaaatggtCTACATCAATGGTGGGCGGGTTCAGGTGGTTCACAAACGGATAGATCGGCAAGTCCAGCACCAGCGAAATGTTCCGCTCGTGCAGCACGGCAGCAAACTTCTGCAAGTCCTCAACCTTGCCGAGCACCTCGTCCACCGCCGTCAGCGAGGTCACCTCCTGGAAGTGGTCCGGGTAGTGCTTCGAGGGGAAGATCGAGTTAAGCCGGACCGCACCGACTCCGAGCCCCTTGAAGTACTCCGCTCGGCCAATCAACCCTCGGATGTCGCCCAGCCCGTCGTCGTTGGTGTCCTGGAAGCTGGCCGGGAATACCTCGTAGAAGACGGAACCTTTGTACCAGGTGACGCTGGAATTGGGGAAAAGTGTTAGGATCTGTTACGAAATGTAATAAAAATTGGGGGAGGAGAAACCCTGatattgcgttacgtaatagaaGAATGATCCCTAAGCATCAAcaattcaacatattttttaatgagttacCCATAAACATATCATCAATAAGCTTAGGGAGTATGAAAATCGCTTACAAATATTACATTATAAAATTGGTAGGGtgtaaaaatcatgaaaatttccaAGCTTAAAATTAGTTTGTACTTTTTTCGATTCTATacaagcttaaaaaaatagtttaattgtATCAGTCCCTAATTTGTGCAAAGCGATTaaacttttgaaggaaatttgtatgggaaaacatCCCTTTTTAACATATCTTTTTTATAAATCACAGAACACACTCTGCAAAACTTAAAACTATCACTATCTTTCTACTAAAAGTATACTACATGTTCCAACTTGAGTTGGAAATGAGTTCCCAGTACGTTTTTCTGTTGACGCCTGGTGCTTCATGCTCAGACTGTTTTTTATTTCGTTAAAAATAGCAGTTCTTTAAAAACAAGTAGGTTAGTGTTTGATTGATTTAGAATTTCtttgaaatggattttcaaaaatctatttctattttgtttgaatttttaaatcataaccAGTTCCCTTATTTTGTGGGGTAAGAAATTGGTGAAATCATGTGTCTCCATCAAATAGACAACGAAATGTTTAATGGAGGCGCAATATTATCAAGTGAATTGTTATGACGATTGCTATCCCAAAGGTAAATATAAAACcgtcaaacaaataaaaaccaaCATAAGCCTCCAGAGAAAGCCTTTCTGCAAACGTCTCCACCCGCAGCATCACCTCTAATGACCTTCATGCTACTTGAAACGCAAAACAATATCCCTCAATCTACTCACGCTGGATTGCACGACTTGGGCAGCGTCGCAATCATCGCTACCACAATGCCCACCATGGCGATGATTCCGGACAGAAACACAAAGAAGGTACACTTCCGGATCAGCGGCCAATTCCAGTGCACAAAGCCGGGCATATCCTTCGTCAGGGTGATGCTCATCACCCCTCCGGTGGGATGCATTCCATTCTCCTCAGTTCCACTCTTCTTGCGCAGATGCTGGTAGTCACTGTGGTTGTTGAACAGGTTGGAGGCGCCGGTAGTGCAGCCGCCCACCATGCCGATTCCGGAACTGCCTGAAGAGCTGGTTTCCGCTGCCGGATCATCGCCGGCTCCCGTTTCACAGTTGTCCGCGTTGCCCATGCTGGGCGTCAGCGGGTGGGTAAAGTCCAACGGAGGGCTCGGAGTTCCCGGGAGGAGCAGACATGTGGAGGCGTCCTCCTCGGGCAAGAACGTCGAAACCGATGGCGAAGTCGTCAGCGATTCCGGCAGCTCAACGCCGAGCAATGTCGGATCTGTCGAAATTTGCAAGTGATTCATTGCTCCCTTTTTCACCAACACTTCATCGATCGATCGGAAAACGAGCCAAAGTCACGAGATCGCCGTCGACGTCCGAGTTGCACAACACACTGCGGATTCAGCACTAGAATGACGATAGTCTGAACGAGACTGTCGCCCGTCACAAAATATCTTCTTCACACACCAACTTGGGGGGAGACACCCACACCGACGAAACCGCGCGATGTCACACTTCAATTGGCACAAATTAAAATCTATCGCCAAAGAGCGATTCCCAATTGATCAGCGTCGCAAACACAACAAAACTCAACTCACAAGA harbors:
- the LOC120415704 gene encoding neutral and basic amino acid transport protein rBAT-like, which produces MNHLQISTDPTLLGVELPESLTTSPSVSTFLPEEDASTCLLLPGTPSPPLDFTHPLTPSMGNADNCETGAGDDPAAETSSSGSSGIGMVGGCTTGASNLFNNHSDYQHLRKKSGTEENGMHPTGGVMSITLTKDMPGFVHWNWPLIRKCTFFVFLSGIIAMVGIVVAMIATLPKSCNPAVTWYKGSVFYEVFPASFQDTNDDGLGDIRGLIGRAEYFKGLGVGAVRLNSIFPSKHYPDHFQEVTSLTAVDEVLGKVEDLQKFAAVLHERNISLVLDLPIYPFVNHLNPPTIDVDHLPNRTNDDVPTSEFLRLARSVKGGEENVITSVLRFWLAKGGVDGFYIKGLEHFHDDPLLLENIKEWKYTLGGDRVLMVSKQFIDKLAEPIVGEVLNHVDLVDVLLDMTNGTEVTANVIRSAVDGSLLKHTEHAWIHWSVGSVHERRLSSGLSPNATLAATLTQLMLPGTVNIFYGDEIALEEAHDPTGEHTDTQHLHHLTAMAWSGSQNQFTGRGTLPWLPKSASASFHHLDIVLEMIALRKRSPSIYLNAVIKEEQMLPNTDVKSSQNDILVLQRWYPRRNSFACITNFGVKNASLDLTAMFYSGEIVAGTSTIRERVYFEKFNVDSLETVIVRLHK
- the LOC120415703 gene encoding protein expanded, with amino-acid sequence MRAFCTVSAPLEVCAPPSRPLPPGTRFLALKLLGTPQPRTLYFLVEAKSRVREVYAQTCLHFSKQGMLDTELFGLAVLIDGEYLFADPESKLSKYGPKSWRSSHTHGLDANGKPLLELHFRVQFYIESPLMLRDEVSRHNYYLQLKYNAVNRDLPKECSEQSLLLLGGLSLQADLGDLQEENGGGGSTAASTNGSTTNSCSSNSSTPTTTSNANNTSSSSAVAAVATTTSTASTSTAATTTSSSTNGPANSTEYFRPEEYINPMLRSAWGISALSSCHRENRGMSRADAETHYIREACNLNEVINAHTFRMKQSKNEPGLGSVSLSIYAKGIRIALDNSTATTFNWPSIGKLSFDRKKFEIRSGDNKIILYSANDDKNKMILALCRETHQFSMKIAPRLTEAIKREEEESSCIHGYPYLYSRALNLPYKSKSDQRISVISSTSSNTTSGIVSDRVHSEDELEIMINTPPTATLAAPSTESLALAHLLDCPSVSRQTSSVGQVSLKDLEDTLAALSMRSNTTTRSASSDSTEPKDRSVKDCESSPSSQHNIGSQCSSTCSTVVVATDCMSLPQNNAGSSIERRQTSTCSSLELGYSHTAQNSTLSVATSTCLDHDINEEEEETNSGVYTLAHVPPTETSGVYTMNSSEMTGQSSEIAESESHESSHYGSFQPCQSEIAEPLEPIDSVDGDFRTRLNSDINEFRMRSDSNVSAAGSFRGDGSDPTDNKHTLLSAEELTDLIVGRGTYPSRKTVSHTLDSDCDYVTLPLPLEGESYLQGSEDTAPTEDEYDDEVLPPAPPKRIDSNLPLAQRQTILSLVSDDDSPPPPPPPYNAHHETTGLRGPDIRPDEAPVIPLRDPPPYPQKPTSMVRERLIPPPVVATVAPPSVQASIPEEVPARFITTRPAINILKAHTSVVGETAKPSFAAPTINNISNLSQSPIPTTTVTTTPSTPSGIGIPVVPYHKSITSPPPPYPEIPKPPHRACVIVPVIKPRQYHPPPPPSIPRQPPPPPPAHTLATVYTGQLARSQIELYQQQLYSDVDYVIYPIQDPSISQQEYLDAKQGSILAAMAQSPPPPPYLAYHTVRAHNRSWDACKNHAIYRSTPYLSMALSSNSRYASTQNLSDTYVQLPGAYSPLYSPSIASLCSSYEPPPPPPLRPRPVSSSSSSMFVRSRSDDNILNSVESTPKIRRLPPPPPPPYETRKAIRKPPIPLPNPEKQTPPAAKATATGVTVERPPEVPAKPTPTKPSGPSAKLQAQIRKQYPDFDFSTLSTNTSIDIKTLREKSKNLDLPLISALMHDRSLLKQTRAFVMPKHPKMGTAANGSPAGVGNAPALAPTTPSAQQNILAGAPKTKYPVSGLSTTQLVKPRKTSVVSHRHPNDKLPPLPGQTATEGNNYVMDPTPAKQKSYSSSQPSA